The genomic window TGGTTTGGGCAGGTCGATTGCTTGCCTCCTGACAGGGACACCAAGAGACAAACAAAAGAAGGTGGGCAAAGACAAGAGTGGCGCCAAAGGCAAGACGTTTGTGGCTGCTTGATTGGGTTGTGGTTTTGGGTTGGGAGGTGCCTCGGGGTTTGTGGATGTTGTATACTCGGCAAGTGTGACGGGCCATCTGTGCGTTTGTGGGGTTCCatgttgtgtgagtagttcatATGTGCTTCGATTGTATTGGTTTTCGCCTggttttccgttaattaactgggcaattctcttcttcttaattaatcgatgaggcaaaacttttgcctccgtttcgaaaaaaaattgaGCATGGATTGGAGTACATCTGCTGCAATCACAAAGATCAATGGGGATAATGGATCACCTTGTCTGACTCCCTTTTTGCAGAGGAATTGTTTCCCTGGCACCCCATTGAACTACAATAATTAAAGATACATGTGTTGTAGAGTCTCGAATTAGGCTTTCAGTAACTGAAGAACAGAAATCGAACAAAAAGACGAGCACAAAGGTGCAAAACTCCACGGAAACACAGCCGGGCAGAAGCTGGATTTGATGGCAACAAGAAAACTCTATCGGGAGAACTCAAATAGAGATAGTACAATTTCCTGGGCCCACTAGCCAGCCTCTTGGTTAGCAGACTGATGAGATGATAGTTACCCAAGGGATTTTTGGGCACTGCCACTAAGTAATCAAACAAATCTCGAGATAAAACAATTGCTTTGTAATATTTGGGCAGCAATGGGAAGTTTCACAAGGGATTGAAGAATCAACAAAATTTCTGCCTTCATTAACTCGTCAGAAATGACAACATTACTGGTCGGGTTTACATTCTCCGACGAGGAAAGTAACAGTTACTCAGCTAGAGCTGGTAAAGAAGCTGGAGGCTCAAGAAGACTAATTAGCCTTTCCTACAAGTCCTACAGAGCATAGTTGTGCGAAATTTCTACATGCTTGAAATACAAAATAACCTCTATATCATGTACAGAAACAACTATACTATGTTCAATCCATCCGCACTGGCTGTTGGACAGCAGTATGGCACTACGTACAAGGAATCTGAAAGAATGTCATCCTCCTCATCTTTTCTGGAAGTTGAACCTCATGATGGCGAAACTAAACAGGAAGGCGAACAGCACGGTGAAAGCAACGTGCACCACCGCCACAACCCACAAGAAGTCATGATGGAAACCAAAGTAGTCCGTGACAAACTGGGCCACAGTTATCTGTGGGCCTGGAACTCCCTGATCGAGCGGTTGTTGGATATCACCAAACTGGGAGGCAACCAGTCCGTATAGCGTCCATGCCACCGGGCAAATCCATGAGTACCACCTCCACCAAATAGGAAGTTTCTGAAGTAAAAGTTCAATGGATGAGTTATGTGAAAGACAAGGAGCACTGGTAAGTACAAAGTTTACACAAAAGAAATGAAAAATGTATCAAGAGTGCAACTTACAGGTCGGGGGATAAGATATCCTGAGAAGAGGTTCCATACGTTGTAGAATGCTGATGAGATGATAGCTGCTATGCTCTCATTCGGCGTCAAGCCAACAGCCATCATTCCATAGAACGTGAAATATAGCATGGTGAAGTACATGAAGAACAAGTACCACAAGAACTTGGCAACTGTCCATTCGAATCCAATCATGGAATAGACTAGCCCGCCATATATCAAAGCCTGAACCAATACGTACGGAAATTCGATAGCAACCTAGAAAAGGGATAACATGACATTGTTTAGGTTCCAGGACTGAGATAATTCAAGAATGTTGATAAACTGAGCCATGATAAACTGCCAGTTCTGTGACTTTAACCACGGCTGTGACTCCGATTGCCAGTTCTGTGACTTTAACCACGGCTGTGACTCCGATTGCCAGTTCTTAAAGGTCATTCATACATCTACCATGAAATAGGTAAACCGAGAGTCTAAGAAATTACCTGTCCAAATGCATATGGAAAAGCTGAATACATGCCAGCTGCTCTTTCCCGGTAAAAGACTGTTCGCTCCACCACGACAACTGGTTGAACAGAACCAGAATTTTGCACTCCGATGTATAGTACTGCAGCATACATTGATCCCATGGCATTGAATAGATCCTGTGATCTTCGACTGCATCGCGATATAAGTAAGGCGTCAGATATATCTTACTTGAAGTAGTATATCCAAAGTACAGAACAAAATGAAGTTATAGTATCAGTTAGGAGATGTACGTTTTACTTCCAAGGTCCCAGAACATCGTTCCGAACATTAGCGCAATGACGATGGTGAAGAGTAATCTCACTGCTGTGTAGGATGGGTTTCTCCAATACGACAATTTTTGCTTCCACAAGCAAGCTAGACACTGTGTGACGAATGATCTAGAGTACTGTGTAGGGAAGTTGAGATCTCTAGAGCCAGGAGGTGGCATGCTTAGCTCCTTTATGAGTTCCTTGTTCCTTCTGAAATTGCGAAAATGAAAAGTAGTTAGAAGTGTCACTCACACTACAATGTATATGAATGGCTTGTGGGGAAGCTTACTGATATAGTTCTGATTGTCTGTAAACTTCAGCGAAATCAATACCAAGCATTTCCTCCTGCGCACTAGAGGACACTTCCAACATCCATGTCGCTGGGTTATATCCATCTTTTATCTTACTAATGCCTTCAATTTCCTGAATAAACGTACACAAGGAATGTTCGATGTGATCTAGCTGGCAACAAGAGTTACAAGGTGTGGTACAGCTGCTGGTTTTGATCTTCTTACCTCAAAATACTCAATCAAATTTGCTGAATTTTGGCCAACAGGACCAACATAAatttcttctccccctctcttcaTCAAGAAAAGCTGCAGCCGTACATAGTCAATATATGACCTTAATAAAGCTAAGGATAATAACTGAGATAGAGAATAATGAATAACCACCTCATCAAATGCTTCAAATATGTCAATACTTGGCTGGTGGATGGTGCAAACAACGGTCCTGCCAGTGTTAACAGTGTTCCTAACAGTCCTCATCACAATTGCAGCTGCACGAGCATCAAGACCAGATGTTGGCTCATCCATAAAAATGATCGACGGGTTAGCAACAAGCTCCACGGCAATTGTAAGCCTCTTGCGTTGCTCAGTTGATAGACCATTCACTCCAGGGAGCCCAACAAGTGCCCCCCTCAATGATGTGAGCTCTACAAGATCCATGATCTCCTCGATGAACATCTGTCATCACAGTTCAGCCGGTAAGATCTCCAATCAGATGAGAAAAAAGAAATCAAGAACTGATCATTTGCCTAGATCAAAGCTAACTAACCTTTCTTCTTTCTGAGTCAACCTCTGCAGGAAGCCGCAGCCATGCAGAAAATACGAGTGATTCATATATCGTCACATGTGGAGAATGAATATCATTTTGCTCACAGTATCCCGATATACGTGCAAAGGTCTCTTGCTTCTTTGGATAGCCTGATACGGTGATTTCCCCCTCTATGTATCCTCCGGTTTTCCTACCCGCTAAAACATCCATCAGGGTTGTCTTTCCAGCACCACTCACACCCATTAATGCAGTAAGTACTCCTGGCCTAAAAGAACCACTGACACCCTTCAAAAGCAACAAGCGGTCTTCCGTTACTCCTTGTGCTTTCATTGCCTGTGGATATAAAGCAATATACCTGGGTAAGCAAACTTGGGTAATGGGTATACAATCATAATTGTGCTCTCATGTTCATTGGTAGGAAATTTACCTCTGGCATGTCCACCGAGTATTTTGTGTCGTTAAAGGTAAGTGACAGTGGTGTAAATGGAAGTACCAGTCTCTTCCTGCTGTCACTAGAGTCCACGCCACTAATCCCCGAGTTTCGGTCACTAATGTGAGATAATTCCAATTCCTGCTTCCTAGAATTCTTTTCCTTATGACCATCTAGAGCTTTACCAGTTAAATTTGCATGTTTTTCTTTCAGTTCCTCTTCAGACATTGATGGGTGAGCGTCTGTCAATGCTGCAAAGAGAAGAAAGTGGCTACAGTTATTATCCTATAAGTTAAATGCCTAAATTATAACCTGCAAATGTTGATTATCTGATCCTTGATAAATAAGTAGTTTTGTAAATATACTTACGACTCAAAACTGACAGTGCTAAGGTGTAGAGCAGGTTGAAGAGGAGAGTGTATCCAACCATGGCACCAAGCCCAATCCAGTACCACTTAGCTTCCGTAAAGATGCCACGATTCTTAAGCACGGTAACTCCAATGGTCTCATTTGTTCCACTAACAATCTGTAAAATATGAATACATATTGAATTTTCTATGTGTGTGTCGTGGTGACTTTGATTTCTTCTCAAGACGGAGGGTACTTACTTGGTTCCAACTGGGCCCCAAAAATTCGTTTGTTGAAATAGCGTTCTGTGCATATGATAGGGGAGATATCCAGTAACCCCAAATCCACCACTTTTTGATATCAGCTGGAAAAGACAAATAAGATGGTATCATGTAAGCAACAATCAACATTTAGTTCCATCGTTGTCATATAAAGATGGCAACATTCATTTTATCATGGTCGAGCCAGTAACTTACGTCTTGCAAGGATGAAGCCACCCAATGCTGCAAAAGCCAACAATGATAAAGGTCCAAAGGTGTGGGACACAACCATGTCTCTTCCAATTCCAGCAATGAAACGGAACAGCGAAGATGACATCTGATTGATCGCAAGGAGCAGCAGATACTGCTTAAAGAACCTGAGCACAAGAAATCATTCAGACTTCACAGAGCTAGTACTTGTGGAGCAATAATTTAAAATACTTGCTCACAAAAATACATAACTGCCTAAGAAGCAATATAAGTGTGTAAGCAAATTGATGTTTGCATCAGTGTCATACCTGCTTACACTGGGATCAAATCCAATGACATAATACGTGGTGAAAACATAAACTCCAACTTCAACAAACGTGATAGGGATCTGAAGAATCCATGATGGTATGGTGTAGGCCCATGCAGGAAAGAAAAGAAGATCCCTCTGCTTGAAGAAGACAGGAAGTTTCATGACGGTCATCGCAAGCTCCGCAAAACCATTAAACATTATTGTGTCAAGAGCAAAGAACAGCGCCCCCAAATAGATTGTTCCATATTCAACATTACGGCGCATGTTTGTACGGAAAAATGTGGTCATCACAATGAACGCCATCAGAGTTAGCTGCAATGATGCAAAGGTTCAGATTGATGCTACTTAATAATCTCCATCCTAATAAATCAAGGAAAACATATTAAAGATATGAACTTACATTGACAGCTTTAAATATGTACATGAATGCATTTCTCTTCATGAGTAGAAGCTCTCTATCGATAGTGGCTTTCAGCAACTCCATCCTGCTGACACCAAACTTTGAAGTGGCCAGAGCAGCAGGGTGACTTCTGGTCCTATCAAATGGCACTTTAAGCTCATTCTCTATCGACTTGCCCACATGGAAGGAACGGAATGCATCCGCAAATTGCTTGACAGGTACAAAACGATATGGCCTGTCACCCCTGTACCAATATTGCTCCTGGTCTTTCTTTGATGTCACCTTTTCAGTTATTCAGAGATTTCAGTACCATTCTCTTTAAGAAAAAACAGAATCACAGCTGTAATAAGAATTTATAGATGAGACACACACCTCCTGTAAAAAGTCAGCAACACCCTTTCTGCCAGGGCATCTGAAGCCCATGAACTCAAAGAACTCGAGCACATTTTCTCGGGGGCCCTGGTACACAACCTGCCCGTCAGAGAGGAGTATAATGTCGTCAAACAAGTTGTATGTTTCAGGAGCTGGCTGTAGCAAGGAGATGACAGCAGTTCCGCCTAGGATGTGGATAGTCTGCCTGAGAGAATTCACAATCTGGTATGTGGTTGAGCTATCCAGTCCAGTGGATATCTCATCCATGAACAGAGCTTTTGCAGGGCCAACAAGCATTTCACCTGTGCGTTGAAGATACATGAGTCGATTAGGAATTTCTTAAATAAGACCTTTTTTTTGCAGGTGCAAATAAGACTATTTTACTGTGATGAAGAAGGTGCAAGTCTCGGATTGCTGTACAAATATAAAATGAACCTCATTCTTGGTGAAAATATATATACCTGTTGTGACACGCTTGCGTTGTCCACCAGATATACCCCTTAGCATCTCATTGCCTACCAACGTGTCAGCACAAATATCCAGTCCTAGTATCTGCAGTTACATGCAAGAGTAACAAGACATGAGAAGTCGTCGTTCTATTAATACACAAATGTACATAAGATTCATCCTTGCAGTGCTTCAGCTGGACTCATAGGTAGCAGACTATACCTTCAGTATGTATTCTGTCACAATACTGGATTCTTGCCCTCCCATAGCTGAGGCCTACAGGGCGTAAGTAACGAAACAAGTGTTAACTAATTACTGATAAACAAGGCTTGTTCAAATGATTGTCTTCAATACTAAGCTAGTCACATAAAACAGCTTTAAGAAGCATAAAGTGCTCTAAAATGCGATAACATCCTCACCTTCATGTAGACATCGATATCATGATCGGGCTTGATGTTCGCTGCCTTTTCCCTTCTCGCCAGCTCAGTAAGCATCTCTAGAAGAAGCAAAACAGCAAAGCTCAGAGCCTATCGCCAGGATGACAGATAAGATAAGCACATTCCCAATAATTAGGCAGCAGCATACCATATCTAGTGCCAACACCTTGGCACCGAGCCGAGAAGGCCAGCGTCTCCCTCACGGTCATTTCCCCGATGTGGAGATCGTGCTGACTGATGTAAGCGGCGGTCCTCTGGGGAACGAACTCGTCCATCCCGTGGCCGTTGTAGGTGACCTTCCCGGAGACcttgaggtccttgtcgagcttcccTGCCATGGCCAGAAGAAGCGTCGTCTTACCCGAGCCAGGAGGCCCGAGCAGCAGCGTCATCCTCCGGGGCTTGATGATCCCGCTGACGTCGTGGAGGACGGTCATGGCCTGCTTCCGGCTGGGGATGACGTGGAGCGCGTTCCCGACGGCCTGGAGCACACCGAGCAATCAACAGGCTTAGATAGATATCGAGAAAGGGCACGGTTCTTCCAATGGCGTAGCATGCGGTGGCGCTTGCGCTGGCGAAACGAGGTGGACGCGCACGCCATTCGCTCGGCGGAATGCCGCACAGCCGCGCGGCCTATGCGCCAATGTCGCGTGCCATGGGGTGGAGGTCGGACGATTTCGTGGCGTGGATGGGGATGCGGTGGAGGTTCCCCGAGGTAGGGAACGACCGTGGCGGCGCCGTGCCGGTGCCGGTGGCCATCGGCGGAGGGgttttcttaatttttttaaagGGGTGGCCATCGGCGGAGCATTGTTTTGAGTGCCGTGTGTCTAGTATTATCGCTCTGTTGCGGGCCGAGCCCGGCGTCGCAACAGTTTGGACTTGTTGGGCTACTTTACGCTAGAAGAAATTTAGTACACTCCTAAGATCCTTTTTCTTGTCTATAAAAAAACATTTATCTTTGGAACAGAAAAAATATTAGTAGGACTTAGTACAATTTGAAAGGAGAAAGAATTAGGACTTGAATATTATTAGGTGGCGGCTAGGCAGAGAAAAAGCCTCGAAAGCGAGACACGGTCAGAGTAATATTTTGTGCAGGACAAGTAGCCGAAACGGTAGTAATTCTGCAACGTGTGTGCTTGGTCGTTTGTGAAGCCAAGAAAATATCACGCGCCGAGAGGCGACTCACCTACCGCATTGCTTGCTCGCTGATGAGCCAAAAGCATACAGCTCGCTCGCAAGTTGCAATCGCAAGAACGAGAAAACAAAGCCCCTACTTGGCTTCAATTCTCGCAGCGTCGCTGTCGAGCAGTGTATATAACCATAAGAAAAACGAGAGAGCACTGTCACTCGCCTCCATCGCGGAACCAGCGGCACCAAAAGCAGCCCATACTCATCGACTAATTGGTCCTACCATGCACCAGTGCTCGGGCTCAGCCAAGCCAGGACTGATTAGTTAACGGAGCAGGTCATCATTAACTATGATCAACATGCTTGTTCCAATGGTGTGGAGAAAAACAAAGACAAATTGAAGCTAAGCCGCCATGGACTGTGGCATCGGTTTCGCAGAGGAACTGAACCTTTTGTGCAGGCGGCTTTACC from Triticum aestivum cultivar Chinese Spring chromosome 3B, IWGSC CS RefSeq v2.1, whole genome shotgun sequence includes these protein-coding regions:
- the LOC123070093 gene encoding ABC transporter G family member 37, with product MDREIHRVTSLRRDSSLWRRGDDVFSRTSSRFQEEEDDEEALRWAALERLPTYDRVRRGILTVEDGGEKVEVDVGRLGAHESRALIERLVRAADDDHENFLLKLKERMDRVGIDYPTIEVRFEKLEIEAEVRVGNRGLPTLINSVTNTLEAVGNALHVIPSRKQAMTVLHDVSGIIKPRRMTLLLGPPGSGKTTLLLAMAGKLDKDLKVSGKVTYNGHGMDEFVPQRTAAYISQHDLHIGEMTVRETLAFSARCQGVGTRYEMLTELARREKAANIKPDHDIDVYMKASAMGGQESSIVTEYILKILGLDICADTLVGNEMLRGISGGQRKRVTTGEMLVGPAKALFMDEISTGLDSSTTYQIVNSLRQTIHILGGTAVISLLQPAPETYNLFDDIILLSDGQVVYQGPRENVLEFFEFMGFRCPGRKGVADFLQEVTSKKDQEQYWYRGDRPYRFVPVKQFADAFRSFHVGKSIENELKVPFDRTRSHPAALATSKFGVSRMELLKATIDRELLLMKRNAFMYIFKAVNLTLMAFIVMTTFFRTNMRRNVEYGTIYLGALFFALDTIMFNGFAELAMTVMKLPVFFKQRDLLFFPAWAYTIPSWILQIPITFVEVGVYVFTTYYVIGFDPSVSRFFKQYLLLLAINQMSSSLFRFIAGIGRDMVVSHTFGPLSLLAFAALGGFILARPDIKKWWIWGYWISPLSYAQNAISTNEFLGPSWNQIVSGTNETIGVTVLKNRGIFTEAKWYWIGLGAMVGYTLLFNLLYTLALSVLSPLTDAHPSMSEEELKEKHANLTGKALDGHKEKNSRKQELELSHISDRNSGISGVDSSDSRKRLVLPFTPLSLTFNDTKYSVDMPEAMKAQGVTEDRLLLLKGVSGSFRPGVLTALMGVSGAGKTTLMDVLAGRKTGGYIEGEITVSGYPKKQETFARISGYCEQNDIHSPHVTIYESLVFSAWLRLPAEVDSERRKMFIEEIMDLVELTSLRGALVGLPGVNGLSTEQRKRLTIAVELVANPSIIFMDEPTSGLDARAAAIVMRTVRNTVNTGRTVVCTIHQPSIDIFEAFDELFLMKRGGEEIYVGPVGQNSANLIEYFEEIEGISKIKDGYNPATWMLEVSSSAQEEMLGIDFAEVYRQSELYQRNKELIKELSMPPPGSRDLNFPTQYSRSFVTQCLACLWKQKLSYWRNPSYTAVRLLFTIVIALMFGTMFWDLGSKTRRSQDLFNAMGSMYAAVLYIGVQNSGSVQPVVVVERTVFYRERAAGMYSAFPYAFGQVAIEFPYVLVQALIYGGLVYSMIGFEWTVAKFLWYLFFMYFTMLYFTFYGMMAVGLTPNESIAAIISSAFYNVWNLFSGYLIPRPKLPIWWRWYSWICPVAWTLYGLVASQFGDIQQPLDQGVPGPQITVAQFVTDYFGFHHDFLWVVAVVHVAFTVLFAFLFSFAIMRFNFQKR